A DNA window from Comamonas fluminis contains the following coding sequences:
- a CDS encoding VTT domain-containing protein: MGLVVDLIREYGFGIVFLNVLIEQLGAPIPAYPVLVVTGALEGGSAARLGWLTVIAVAAALIADVLWYHAGKAYGHRVLGRICRISLSPDACIRQTESVYGRWGARSLLVAKFVPGFASIASALAGVVGTPLRTFVLFDTLGALIWVGSAVFLGSLFASTVQDLLDVLTALGKWGLLLISIAFVVFVARKWWQRQRVVRSLKMPRISVQELAGLNAQGIHPTVIDVREPMLYGLGHIPGAHAWANRAEKGKPAYEGLLPREQHKHGLVVYCDCPNEISAARVARQLQRAGFSNVRPLVGGLSAWEAAGLNVEAVPDQVVDAQS; the protein is encoded by the coding sequence ATGGGCTTGGTGGTAGATCTGATTCGCGAATACGGCTTTGGCATTGTTTTCCTCAATGTGCTGATTGAGCAACTGGGGGCGCCGATTCCTGCCTATCCGGTGCTGGTGGTGACAGGTGCGCTGGAAGGGGGCAGTGCTGCTCGTCTGGGCTGGCTTACTGTGATTGCCGTGGCTGCGGCGCTGATTGCCGATGTGCTCTGGTATCACGCGGGCAAGGCCTATGGGCATCGGGTACTGGGGCGTATTTGCCGGATTTCGCTCTCGCCAGACGCATGCATTCGCCAGACCGAATCGGTTTACGGTCGCTGGGGCGCTCGCTCCTTGCTGGTTGCCAAGTTTGTGCCGGGTTTTGCCTCCATTGCCAGTGCTCTGGCGGGTGTGGTGGGCACGCCGCTGCGCACCTTTGTGCTGTTCGATACTCTGGGCGCTCTGATCTGGGTGGGCTCGGCCGTGTTTCTGGGCTCGCTGTTCGCGTCCACCGTGCAGGATTTGCTGGATGTGCTGACCGCTTTGGGCAAGTGGGGGCTGTTGCTGATTTCTATCGCCTTTGTGGTGTTTGTGGCGCGCAAATGGTGGCAGCGCCAGCGCGTGGTGCGCTCGCTGAAGATGCCGCGTATTTCGGTGCAGGAGCTGGCAGGTCTTAATGCCCAGGGCATACACCCGACAGTGATTGATGTGCGCGAACCCATGCTCTATGGCCTGGGGCATATCCCCGGTGCTCATGCGTGGGCGAATCGGGCTGAAAAAGGCAAACCAGCCTATGAGGGCCTGCTGCCGCGAGAGCAGCACAAGCATGGGCTGGTGGTGTATTGCGACTGTCCGAATGAAATATCCGCAGCCCGCGTGGCGCGCCAGTTGCAGCGGGCGGGCTTCAGCAATGTGAGGCCGCTGGTGGGAGGACTCTCCGCCTGGGAAGCTGCGGGGCTGAATGTGGAGGCGGTGCCTGACCAGGTGGTCGATGCTCAGTCCTAA
- a CDS encoding YeeE/YedE thiosulfate transporter family protein, producing the protein MKRLPITALLAVFFGWLLWSVSVRQAALFAVGIGLGAVLAGKRFGFTTGWRMLVEEKDGSGIFGQLLLLALAAALAMPLLGHFPELTAALGPPSISLLIGAFVFGLCMQIADGCGSGTLYKAGMGIPMNTAILPVFAIGSFLGSLHLGWWLDLGNTAPVGLVTEWGWAPALIATLAALAVLAAGVALYVKKANAALNRPAKPLLVRKWLVGAVLLAIFATLNLIIAGQPWGVVYGFGLWAAKVVNATGAVDLASNWFWSQPGNAARLHETVLLDVTSITNIGILGGALWIAAGKPTAAKALTGTQWIVALVAGLVLGYSSRLAFGCNVGAMLSGISTGSIHGWIWVPLAFAGTIFGLRIRRHFGF; encoded by the coding sequence ATGAAACGACTTCCCATAACGGCGCTGCTGGCCGTTTTCTTTGGCTGGCTGCTATGGTCAGTCTCCGTGCGTCAGGCAGCGCTGTTTGCCGTGGGCATTGGCCTGGGCGCCGTGCTGGCTGGCAAGCGCTTTGGCTTTACCACCGGCTGGCGCATGCTGGTTGAGGAAAAAGACGGCAGCGGCATCTTTGGCCAGTTGCTGCTGCTGGCGCTGGCTGCGGCTCTGGCCATGCCTTTGCTGGGGCATTTCCCCGAACTCACAGCAGCCCTTGGCCCACCCAGCATCAGCCTGCTGATTGGCGCTTTTGTCTTCGGCCTGTGCATGCAGATTGCAGACGGCTGCGGTAGCGGCACGCTGTACAAGGCTGGCATGGGCATCCCCATGAATACTGCCATCCTGCCCGTGTTTGCCATTGGCAGCTTTCTGGGCAGCCTGCACCTGGGCTGGTGGCTGGACCTGGGCAACACCGCGCCCGTGGGACTGGTCACAGAGTGGGGCTGGGCCCCGGCACTGATCGCCACCCTGGCGGCTCTGGCCGTGCTGGCTGCTGGCGTGGCCCTGTATGTGAAGAAGGCCAACGCCGCGCTGAATCGCCCCGCCAAGCCACTGCTGGTGCGCAAATGGCTGGTGGGTGCGGTGCTGCTGGCCATCTTTGCCACACTGAACCTCATCATTGCAGGCCAGCCCTGGGGCGTGGTCTATGGCTTTGGCCTGTGGGCGGCCAAGGTGGTCAATGCCACGGGGGCCGTCGATCTGGCCAGCAACTGGTTCTGGAGCCAGCCCGGCAACGCTGCCCGCCTGCACGAGACTGTGCTGCTGGACGTGACCAGCATCACCAATATCGGCATTCTGGGCGGCGCGCTGTGGATTGCCGCAGGCAAGCCCACTGCAGCCAAGGCGCTGACCGGAACGCAGTGGATCGTCGCGCTGGTTGCAGGTCTGGTGCTGGGTTACAGCTCGCGTCTGGCCTTCGGCTGCAATGTGGGGGCCATGCTGTCAGGCATCTCCACCGGCTCCATTCACGGCTGGATCTGGGTGCCGCTGGCCTTTGCCGGCACCATCTTCGGACTGCGCATTCGCCGCCACTTTGGCTTCTGA